In uncultured Bacteroides sp., one genomic interval encodes:
- a CDS encoding glycoside hydrolase family 43 protein — MFRKKVLLSTAVIMAFLGGSESAEARTHAGKPKKVKENLAEKFANVSPKLTSNDANPLLDFMFTADPTAVEYNGRIYVYATNDHQQYEHVGKDGKNSYEKIRTLVMMSSDDMVNWTYHGLINTAELAPWTQNSWAPSITSRLEADGKTHFYLYYSNSGVGSAMLTSTSPVGPWSDPLGKNIVDRSVPGVDVEAPFDPGVVIDDQGTGWLTFGGGKPKTKYMPDNARIVKLGADMISLTSDVAKIPAPYFFEASDLNFINETWVYTYNTSWEQRTEWPYSNIDKPTACSMCYMTSKTPLNPDSWKYRDNYFKNTGDVNVGPLTNNHTRLFKFKEKYYLAYHAMYLQDYFGTKGGYRNVGIEEMQVDEENVNIPMGKATFKGPSQLNPLNPFVLQQAETTAGTSGQVQFEAVGKVGNMVAKGKSDKQCIMVRGADFSKQIPAKFEARVKGKGKIDVYVNNLKGTPLVSLICDGKEWTTLSKKIKRTIDNGIGNIYFVFNGEDFLFDEWKFIY; from the coding sequence ATGTTTAGAAAAAAAGTATTATTAAGTACAGCCGTTATTATGGCATTTTTGGGAGGCAGTGAATCTGCAGAAGCTCGGACTCATGCAGGTAAACCGAAAAAGGTTAAAGAAAACCTGGCAGAAAAATTCGCAAATGTTTCGCCGAAACTTACCTCCAATGATGCAAATCCATTATTAGATTTTATGTTTACGGCCGACCCAACAGCTGTAGAATACAATGGCAGAATTTATGTGTATGCCACGAATGATCATCAACAGTATGAGCATGTTGGAAAGGATGGAAAAAATTCATACGAGAAAATTCGCACACTGGTCATGATGTCTTCAGATGATATGGTCAACTGGACGTATCATGGTCTCATAAATACTGCCGAGCTGGCACCATGGACTCAGAATTCTTGGGCGCCTTCCATTACATCCAGACTGGAAGCAGATGGTAAGACGCACTTCTATTTGTATTACTCCAATAGCGGTGTTGGCTCAGCCATGCTTACTTCCACCTCTCCCGTTGGCCCGTGGAGTGATCCATTGGGAAAGAACATCGTTGACCGTTCTGTCCCCGGAGTGGATGTCGAAGCTCCATTCGATCCCGGAGTTGTGATTGACGACCAAGGTACAGGCTGGCTGACTTTTGGAGGCGGAAAACCTAAAACGAAATATATGCCAGATAATGCCAGAATCGTCAAATTAGGAGCAGATATGATCAGTTTGACCAGTGATGTTGCTAAGATACCCGCTCCTTATTTTTTTGAGGCAAGCGACCTTAACTTTATCAATGAAACCTGGGTTTATACCTATAATACGAGTTGGGAACAACGTACTGAATGGCCTTATAGCAACATTGATAAACCAACCGCATGCAGTATGTGTTATATGACGAGTAAAACACCCTTAAATCCGGATAGTTGGAAGTATCGCGATAATTACTTTAAGAACACTGGTGACGTTAATGTGGGTCCTTTGACAAACAATCACACGCGCCTGTTCAAGTTTAAAGAGAAATATTATCTTGCTTACCATGCCATGTATTTACAGGATTATTTTGGCACTAAAGGTGGGTATCGTAATGTGGGTATCGAAGAAATGCAGGTGGATGAAGAGAATGTGAATATCCCTATGGGCAAAGCAACTTTTAAAGGTCCTTCACAACTTAACCCTTTAAATCCATTCGTTCTTCAGCAAGCAGAAACTACTGCAGGCACTTCGGGGCAAGTCCAGTTCGAAGCTGTTGGGAAAGTGGGCAATATGGTTGCCAAAGGAAAATCAGACAAACAATGTATCATGGTCCGCGGAGCTGATTTTAGCAAACAGATTCCTGCCAAATTCGAAGCTAGGGTAAAAGGAAAAGGTAAAATTGATGTTTATGTAAATAATCTTAAAGGCACTCCTCTTGTTTCCCTTATATGTGATGGGAAGGAATGGACTACACTCTCAAAGAAAATAAAGCGGACAATAGATAATGGAATAGGGAATATCTATTTTGTATTTAATGGTGAGGATTTTTTGTTTGATGAATGGAAATTCATTTATTAA
- a CDS encoding glycoside hydrolase family 127 protein, whose translation MKNFIFLLVSIFIVACTKAQTKYSDYPIKAVKIQNVVLTDSFWLPKIKVIQNTTIPYAFDKCSKEGRMESFLIAGGMKKGKVRGKMPWDDSDLYKIIEGASYSLISNPNPVLLAYLDSIIAIIKIGQEKDGYITTWMTIDPTTSPADWYKPAGKRWAGESASHELYNSGHLFEAASAHYIATGKRNFLNIAIKNADLLVATFGSGKLRIPPGHQIVETGLIKLYHITKNEKYLELAKLYLDWRGDPTTHQLYGSSNQDHLPVVKQEEVVGHAVRAVYMYAGMTDIAAIYKDPAYLNAVHKLWENMVNKKMYITGGIGSRHEGEAFGDNYELPNLTAYNETCAAIGNVYWNHRLFLLTGESKYYDIIERTLYNGLLAGISLSGNKFFYPNPLESDAKYTFNHGSCTRQSWFECSCCPTNLIRFLPSVPGLVYATHKNDLYINLFMSNQAKLTVGNTKVEVKQQTGYPWNGQVNIEVNPEKTAAFTLKLRIPGWAVNKPVPGTLYQYIGENSGTMNLKINGKNENLTMNNGYLEIKRNWSKGDKIEWSIPMNVRRVITNEKVQSNKDLVALEYGPIVYCTEQIDNSGQLSEMAIHDNDEFLVEKKNILSNQVNILKGNLVGLKGTDQPIFIPYYSWSNRGVETMKVWLSRKVE comes from the coding sequence ATGAAAAATTTTATTTTTCTCTTAGTATCAATATTTATTGTTGCTTGTACAAAAGCACAAACAAAGTATAGCGATTACCCTATCAAGGCAGTAAAGATTCAAAATGTAGTATTGACCGATAGTTTCTGGCTACCCAAAATTAAGGTCATTCAGAATACTACCATTCCTTATGCTTTTGATAAATGTTCAAAAGAAGGGCGAATGGAAAGTTTTCTTATCGCCGGTGGAATGAAAAAAGGCAAGGTGCGCGGAAAAATGCCCTGGGATGATTCGGACTTATATAAGATCATAGAAGGAGCTTCTTATTCGCTTATCAGCAATCCTAATCCTGTTCTTCTTGCCTACCTTGATTCCATTATCGCCATTATTAAAATCGGACAGGAGAAAGATGGATATATTACTACCTGGATGACCATAGACCCGACAACTTCTCCTGCAGATTGGTATAAACCGGCAGGGAAACGATGGGCTGGAGAAAGTGCGAGCCATGAGTTATACAATAGCGGACATCTTTTTGAAGCTGCATCGGCACATTACATCGCCACGGGCAAAAGAAATTTTTTAAATATCGCCATTAAAAATGCTGACTTGCTGGTGGCTACCTTCGGCTCTGGTAAGCTTCGAATTCCGCCGGGGCACCAGATTGTTGAAACGGGATTAATCAAACTCTATCATATTACTAAAAATGAAAAGTATCTTGAACTGGCAAAACTTTATCTGGACTGGAGAGGAGATCCAACGACTCATCAATTGTATGGAAGCTCCAACCAGGATCACTTGCCTGTTGTTAAACAGGAAGAAGTAGTTGGACATGCAGTAAGAGCCGTATACATGTATGCAGGGATGACTGACATTGCTGCCATCTATAAAGATCCGGCTTATCTGAATGCTGTGCATAAGCTATGGGAAAATATGGTCAACAAGAAAATGTATATTACAGGAGGTATCGGCTCGAGACATGAAGGAGAAGCTTTCGGAGATAATTATGAACTACCCAATCTCACGGCATATAACGAGACTTGTGCTGCTATTGGTAATGTATATTGGAACCATAGATTATTTCTTCTGACTGGTGAATCAAAATATTACGACATTATTGAAAGAACATTGTATAACGGATTGCTTGCTGGTATTTCTTTGAGTGGGAATAAATTTTTCTATCCAAATCCATTGGAATCGGATGCCAAATATACTTTTAACCATGGTTCGTGTACCCGCCAGTCCTGGTTTGAGTGTTCTTGTTGCCCAACCAATTTAATCAGGTTCTTGCCTTCAGTACCAGGGCTCGTTTATGCTACTCATAAAAATGATTTATATATCAATCTTTTTATGTCTAATCAAGCGAAGTTAACTGTAGGGAATACAAAGGTTGAAGTAAAACAACAAACAGGATATCCATGGAATGGACAGGTTAATATTGAAGTTAATCCGGAGAAAACTGCAGCTTTTACCTTAAAGCTCCGCATTCCCGGATGGGCAGTGAATAAGCCTGTTCCCGGTACCCTTTATCAATACATAGGAGAAAATTCAGGAACAATGAATCTGAAGATTAACGGTAAGAACGAAAACCTGACAATGAATAACGGTTATCTTGAAATAAAAAGAAACTGGAGCAAGGGAGATAAAATCGAATGGTCAATTCCCATGAATGTCCGACGTGTTATTACCAACGAAAAAGTACAATCAAACAAAGACCTCGTTGCTCTTGAATATGGCCCTATTGTTTATTGTACAGAACAGATTGACAATAGCGGGCAATTATCTGAAATGGCCATTCATGACAATGATGAATTTCTTGTTGAGAAAAAAAATATTTTATCTAACCAGGTCAACATTCTTAAAGGCAATTTAGTAGGGTTAAAAGGAACTGACCAGCCGATTTTTATACCCTATTATTCATGGTCAAACAGAGGAGTTGAAACAATGAAGGTATGGTTATCTAGAAAAGTTGAGTGA
- a CDS encoding NPCBM/NEW2 domain-containing protein, giving the protein MKLKQFYKIILLLIVSGNLSAQTVWLDQLDLSPTTQGWGLPKKNKTVDDNIMTIAGKTFERGFGTHAESSLFIQLDGKANSFTAQVGIDDEVKGRNSAVEFIVYGDGVKLWSSGVMHEGDTARPCNVKLSGVKKLGLVVTEGGNGNSSDHADWADAKFEAVGVTTFATFYPVPSEPYILTPKPSAKPKINSASVFGVRPGSPFQFRIPATGIRPMSFQVTGLPQGLKLDQKTGLITGKLVKAGTYVIQLKAKNAKGIAEKSLRIICGDKIALTPPMGWNSWNCFAGEVSGEKVKRAAEAMVKTGLVNYGWDYVNIDGYWQNNRDSKDPDLQGKLRDEAGNIAPNKRFGDMKALTDYVHGLGLKIGIYSSPGPWTCDGGAGSYGYEKQDAETYAKWGFDYLKYDWCSYGGAVNGIPDNDPSKVISISYNGGYQLSIAVKPYKIMGEYIRQQPRDIVFSLCQYGMSDVWKWGDSVGGNSWRTTNDITDNWSNVKGIALAHEQSAPWAKPGNWNDADMLVVGYVGWGNLHPTLLRPDEQYLHVSLWSLFSTPLLLGCDLEKLDDFTLNLLTNDEVIAVNQDALGIQATCVQTIGDLRIYVKELEDGSRAVGFCNFGLEKVDISYKDLNKLSISGKQKVRDLWRQKDIITIHADKEALSVKVPMHGVVLYKFTPVK; this is encoded by the coding sequence ATGAAACTTAAACAGTTTTATAAAATTATTTTACTGCTAATCGTTAGCGGTAACCTTTCCGCACAAACTGTTTGGTTAGATCAACTGGATCTCAGCCCAACTACACAGGGCTGGGGCCTACCTAAAAAAAACAAGACGGTTGATGACAACATCATGACCATCGCAGGCAAAACCTTTGAGCGTGGCTTCGGCACACACGCAGAAAGTTCTCTTTTTATTCAACTCGATGGTAAGGCAAATTCGTTTACCGCGCAGGTTGGCATTGATGATGAGGTGAAAGGGCGTAACTCTGCCGTAGAGTTTATTGTATACGGCGATGGAGTGAAGCTTTGGTCGAGCGGTGTAATGCATGAAGGCGATACTGCTCGGCCATGTAATGTGAAACTTTCGGGTGTGAAAAAACTTGGGCTGGTGGTAACAGAAGGAGGAAACGGTAACAGCAGCGATCATGCCGACTGGGCTGATGCTAAATTTGAGGCTGTCGGTGTGACAACTTTTGCTACTTTTTATCCTGTCCCGAGTGAGCCCTACATTCTTACCCCTAAGCCATCGGCAAAACCGAAGATCAATAGCGCAAGCGTTTTCGGTGTCCGCCCGGGATCTCCGTTTCAGTTCAGGATACCTGCCACTGGAATCCGGCCAATGAGCTTTCAGGTTACCGGCTTGCCTCAGGGACTAAAACTGGATCAAAAAACAGGACTTATCACTGGTAAGCTTGTAAAAGCCGGCACTTACGTTATTCAATTGAAGGCAAAGAACGCAAAAGGTATAGCCGAAAAAAGTTTACGCATTATCTGTGGTGATAAAATTGCACTTACCCCGCCAATGGGTTGGAATAGTTGGAATTGTTTCGCTGGAGAAGTTTCTGGTGAGAAAGTTAAGCGCGCTGCGGAAGCAATGGTGAAAACCGGACTTGTAAATTACGGATGGGATTATGTAAATATTGACGGGTACTGGCAAAATAACCGCGATTCGAAAGATCCCGACCTGCAAGGCAAGCTGCGGGACGAGGCTGGTAATATAGCTCCTAATAAAAGGTTTGGAGATATGAAAGCCCTGACAGACTATGTGCATGGTCTCGGTTTGAAGATTGGCATCTATTCCAGTCCCGGTCCCTGGACCTGTGATGGCGGTGCCGGCAGTTATGGCTATGAAAAGCAAGATGCCGAAACTTATGCCAAATGGGGTTTCGATTATCTGAAATACGATTGGTGCAGCTATGGAGGAGCGGTAAATGGAATACCTGACAACGACCCAAGCAAAGTAATCTCCATATCTTACAATGGTGGTTATCAATTGTCTATCGCCGTCAAACCATACAAAATAATGGGAGAGTATATCCGTCAGCAGCCCCGCGACATTGTTTTCAGCCTGTGTCAGTACGGAATGTCGGATGTTTGGAAATGGGGCGATTCGGTAGGCGGGAACTCCTGGCGTACAACGAATGATATAACGGACAACTGGTCCAACGTTAAAGGCATTGCATTAGCTCATGAGCAGTCTGCACCCTGGGCTAAACCCGGTAACTGGAACGATGCGGACATGCTGGTTGTAGGATATGTAGGCTGGGGTAACCTTCATCCGACCTTGCTTAGACCAGACGAGCAGTATCTTCACGTCAGCCTTTGGAGCCTTTTCTCTACGCCTCTGCTACTGGGTTGCGATTTGGAAAAGCTGGATGACTTTACCCTGAATTTATTGACAAACGATGAAGTGATTGCTGTTAATCAGGATGCTCTTGGCATACAGGCTACCTGTGTTCAGACTATCGGAGATCTGCGTATTTATGTAAAAGAATTAGAAGATGGCAGTCGTGCAGTAGGCTTTTGCAATTTCGGTCTCGAGAAAGTGGATATCTCTTACAAGGATCTGAATAAGCTTAGTATTTCAGGAAAGCAAAAGGTGCGTGATCTTTGGCGCCAGAAAGATATTATAACAATCCATGCGGACAAAGAGGCTCTTTCGGTGAAGGTTCCGATGCATGGCGTGGTTCTGTACAAATTTACGCCGGTTAAATAG
- a CDS encoding glycoside hydrolase family 43 protein → MFRKKVLLSTVVVMAFLGGREFVSAQTNAGKMEKIKENLEEKFANVSPKLTSNNANPLLDFMFTADPTAVEYNGRIYVYGTNDHQQYEHVGKDGKNSYEHIRTLVMMSSDDMLNWTYHGLINTAELAPWSTNSWAPSITSRLEADGKTHFYLYYANGGGGSAVLTSTSPVGPWSDPLGKNIVDRSVPGVDVEAPFDPGVVIDDQGTGWLTFGGGSAKTKYMPDNARIVKLGPDMISLASVVAKIPAPYFNEASDLNFMNGTWVYSYCTNWDARAEWPYSNIDKPTICNISYMTSKTPLDADSWKYRDNYFKNTGEDNVGPMTNNHTHLFKFKEKYYITYHAMYLQDYFGTKGGFRNVGIEEIQVDEEHVNIPMVKATFKGPSQLNPLNPFVLQQAETTGGTSGQVQFEAVGKTGNMVAKGKADKQCLMVRGADFSKQIPAKFEARVKGKGKIDVYVNNLKGTPLVSLESNGKEWTTISKKIKQKINKEVGNIYFVFEGENFLFDEWKFNY, encoded by the coding sequence ATGTTTAGAAAAAAAGTATTGTTAAGTACAGTCGTCGTTATGGCTTTTCTGGGAGGTAGAGAATTCGTATCAGCTCAGACTAATGCAGGTAAAATGGAAAAGATTAAAGAAAACCTGGAAGAAAAATTCGCAAATGTTTCGCCGAAACTTACCTCCAATAATGCGAATCCATTATTAGATTTTATGTTTACGGCCGACCCAACAGCTGTAGAATACAATGGACGAATTTATGTGTATGGCACGAATGATCATCAGCAGTATGAGCATGTAGGAAAGGATGGAAAAAATTCATACGAGCATATCCGTACACTGGTCATGATGTCTTCCGATGATATGCTCAACTGGACTTATCATGGTCTCATAAATACTGCCGAGCTGGCACCATGGAGTACGAATTCCTGGGCGCCTTCCATTACATCCAGGCTGGAAGCAGATGGTAAGACGCACTTCTATTTGTATTACGCCAATGGCGGTGGTGGCTCAGCCGTGCTTACTTCCACCTCTCCCGTTGGCCCGTGGAGTGACCCATTAGGAAAGAATATAGTCGACCGTTCTGTCCCCGGAGTGGATGTCGAAGCTCCATTCGATCCCGGAGTTGTGATTGACGACCAAGGTACAGGTTGGCTGACTTTTGGAGGTGGATCTGCTAAAACGAAATATATGCCGGATAATGCCAGGATTGTCAAATTAGGGCCAGATATGATTAGTTTGGCCAGCGTTGTTGCCAAGATACCCGCTCCTTATTTTAATGAGGCCAGCGATCTTAACTTTATGAATGGAACCTGGGTTTACAGCTACTGTACGAATTGGGATGCACGTGCTGAATGGCCTTATAGCAATATTGACAAACCAACCATATGCAACATATCTTATATGACGAGTAAAACACCGTTAGATGCAGATAGCTGGAAGTATCGTGATAATTATTTTAAGAATACTGGTGAAGATAATGTGGGTCCTATGACAAACAATCATACGCACCTGTTCAAGTTTAAAGAGAAATATTATATTACTTACCATGCCATGTATTTACAGGATTATTTTGGTACCAAGGGTGGTTTTCGTAATGTAGGTATCGAAGAAATACAGGTAGATGAAGAGCATGTGAATATCCCCATGGTCAAAGCAACTTTTAAAGGTCCGTCACAACTTAACCCATTAAATCCATTCGTTCTTCAGCAAGCAGAAACCACTGGAGGCACTTCGGGGCAAGTCCAGTTCGAAGCTGTCGGTAAAACGGGCAATATGGTTGCCAAAGGAAAAGCAGACAAACAATGTCTCATGGTTCGGGGAGCCGATTTCAGCAAACAGATTCCTGCCAAATTTGAAGCTAGAGTAAAAGGAAAAGGAAAAATAGATGTTTATGTAAATAATCTTAAAGGTACACCTCTTGTTTCCCTTGAATCTAATGGGAAAGAATGGACTACAATCTCAAAGAAAATAAAACAGAAAATAAATAAAGAGGTAGGTAATATCTATTTTGTATTTGAAGGAGAAAATTTTCTGTTTGATGAATGGAAATTCAATTACTAA
- a CDS encoding carbohydrate-binding protein yields the protein MFYHNGALPGGGGFTRSICLEEFQYNEDGSILRITPTVEGVKPVEHLNPFIRHEAETMAWEQGIETERSTNAGVYVTEISNGDFIKVRSVDFKKGAGIFQTNVSSASGGFIEIHVDSRNGELLGSCEVKNTGGLQSWTTVSTKVNKTKGVHYLYFVFKGNQGDLFNFNWWKFDK from the coding sequence TTGTTCTATCATAACGGCGCATTGCCAGGAGGCGGAGGCTTTACGCGTTCCATTTGTCTGGAGGAGTTCCAGTACAATGAAGATGGGAGCATTCTGCGGATAACGCCAACAGTCGAAGGTGTAAAACCTGTTGAACATTTAAATCCATTCATCCGCCATGAAGCGGAAACTATGGCCTGGGAGCAGGGGATTGAAACCGAACGCAGCACCAACGCCGGAGTTTATGTAACCGAAATCAGCAATGGTGATTTTATCAAAGTACGAAGTGTTGATTTTAAGAAAGGAGCAGGAATATTTCAGACTAATGTTTCATCGGCATCAGGTGGTTTTATCGAAATACATGTAGATAGTCGCAACGGAGAACTATTGGGATCCTGTGAGGTAAAAAACACAGGAGGCTTACAAAGTTGGACCACCGTTTCAACTAAAGTAAATAAGACAAAGGGAGTTCACTATCTGTACTTTGTTTTTAAAGGCAATCAAGGCGATCTGTTCAATTTCAACTGGTGGAAGTTCGATAAGTAA
- a CDS encoding DUF5060 domain-containing protein — protein sequence MRRLILLLAVSLSFLSISAQNKVEKWRIYEIVLNGDSKGNPFTDVQLSAKFTNGENIKIVSGFYDGNGIYKIRFMPQATGAWTYITSSNLKLLNNKKGKFECFSNTASNHGQVVVKDTFNFAYSDNKPYYPFGTTCYGWVHQGDSLAQLTLKTLANGYFNKMRMCIFPKDYDWNKNEPLLYPFEGKPLTDWDYTKFNPAYFQNIEKRIAQLDSLGIEADLIIFHPYDRWGFQKMDRKTDDLYINYIIARFAAYKNVWWSLANEYDYMKFKKIDDWDHFIQLFTEKDPYNHLRSIHNGPNLYDHTNPLITHVSIQNEDTYKAMELRPKYKKPIVYDECRYEGNINWPWGNLTGQEMVDKFWRGVVNGGFVGHGETYVTENPVKWGYESQDILWWSKGGVLKGQSQERIKFLRNIIESAPGYLTPVINTEFWVPYSCVAFKDEYFLHYFNADQPRSQIVYLPENSKYKIEIINAWDMAITPVKGEFSGKSLIQLPQKPFTALRITKIM from the coding sequence ATGCGTAGATTAATACTATTATTGGCAGTCTCTTTATCTTTTTTGAGTATTTCGGCTCAAAACAAAGTTGAAAAATGGCGTATTTATGAGATCGTTCTTAATGGTGACTCAAAAGGTAATCCGTTCACTGATGTACAACTAAGTGCTAAATTTACAAATGGTGAGAATATAAAAATAGTTTCAGGCTTTTATGATGGAAATGGGATATATAAAATCCGTTTTATGCCACAAGCGACAGGTGCCTGGACTTATATCACATCAAGCAATTTAAAGTTACTTAATAATAAAAAAGGAAAATTTGAATGTTTTTCAAACACCGCTAGCAATCACGGACAAGTAGTAGTAAAAGATACTTTTAATTTTGCTTATTCAGACAATAAACCATATTACCCTTTTGGTACCACCTGTTATGGATGGGTTCATCAAGGAGATAGTCTTGCCCAATTAACATTGAAAACCCTTGCTAATGGATATTTCAATAAAATGCGCATGTGTATTTTCCCTAAAGACTACGATTGGAATAAAAACGAGCCACTCTTGTATCCTTTTGAGGGAAAGCCTTTAACTGATTGGGATTACACGAAATTTAACCCTGCATATTTTCAGAATATTGAGAAAAGGATAGCGCAATTGGATTCACTTGGCATCGAAGCCGATCTAATTATTTTTCATCCTTACGACCGTTGGGGGTTTCAAAAAATGGACAGAAAAACCGATGATTTATATATCAATTATATTATTGCCCGCTTTGCTGCCTATAAAAACGTATGGTGGAGTCTGGCTAATGAATATGATTATATGAAGTTTAAGAAGATAGACGACTGGGATCATTTTATTCAGTTATTTACCGAAAAAGATCCATACAATCATTTGCGTTCAATACACAACGGGCCTAACCTCTATGACCACACAAATCCCTTGATCACACATGTGAGCATACAGAATGAAGACACTTATAAAGCAATGGAATTAAGGCCAAAATATAAAAAACCAATAGTTTATGATGAATGTCGGTACGAAGGAAATATTAATTGGCCATGGGGAAATTTAACTGGTCAAGAGATGGTGGACAAATTTTGGCGTGGTGTTGTAAATGGTGGCTTTGTTGGGCATGGAGAAACTTATGTTACTGAAAATCCCGTTAAATGGGGATATGAATCGCAAGATATTTTGTGGTGGTCAAAAGGGGGAGTTCTCAAGGGACAAAGTCAGGAAAGGATTAAGTTTTTAAGAAATATAATTGAATCTGCCCCAGGATATTTAACGCCAGTTATCAATACGGAATTTTGGGTGCCCTATTCATGTGTTGCTTTTAAAGATGAATATTTTCTGCACTATTTTAATGCTGACCAGCCACGCAGCCAAATTGTATATTTACCCGAAAATTCAAAATATAAAATTGAAATTATCAATGCATGGGATATGGCAATTACGCCTGTTAAGGGAGAATTTAGCGGAAAAAGTTTAATTCAACTTCCGCAAAAACCTTTTACAGCATTGCGCATCACTAAAATAATGTGA